GCCGGGGGGACACTGCCGAAAACACTGGCCCTTGTACAAGTAAAACTTGTCCTTGCACTTCATGCAGAAGTCTCTGCTGAAGCAGCTCTCGCAGCTGGGCGACCTGCACTCTGCCGGGAGGGAAGGATCAGGGGACAGCCTGGGGCATCCCCGGCATCCACCGGGGACACAAAACCTGCgggctccaggctgcagctctgggcaaAAGGACGAAGCCCCCCCAGCCCGGCCGCAACCGGATCCAGTGCCaccagggatgctgtgggaaaCGGAGCCATCGCCCTTCCCGCAGCACTGGGACCCGCAGGGTGGcgaggggagcagggggacCCCCGGACGTACTTGTGCATCTGTTGACCTCCAGACCCCGCACACCAAAGTAGCCTGGGGGACAAGTGTGGACGCACATCCCGTACTGGCGGATGCCGTCCCTCCAGATGAGCAGGAAGAGCCGGTGGTGGCAGGTGATGCAGCCGTTGTCTTCAGAGCACAGGACGCAGCCCGTGCAGTTTTCCAGCAGGCCAGCGCTCGCTGCGGGGACAAATGGAGGAGAGGGACTATGGCATAGGTGCCGAGGTGGGTCCCACCCCGTGGCAGCCCCTCTCTGACATACCAGGGTcacagcactgccctgccaCCCTGCAAATGCCAtcctgcctctctctgctcctcaaTCCCCACCTCTGTCcatgctggcagcagagggacACATGGAGCCATCACTCCCAGCTTGGTCACCACTGATGGCCTCCATCACTTCAAGATCTAGACTGAGGGTTTGCcccacacccagcactgcccatgGGTGACAGTCTGAGCCACATTCCAAGCCAGCCTTGCCCATCCCATGGGAAGTGGAACAACCACTGGGTCAGTGGGTAGAAATATGATCTGACCTGGATTAATCAGTTGATGCCTGTTAAGTATCAGAGGACAAAGGGCATTTTGGATGCACTCAAGAGGAGCTGAGAAAAGGATCTGTCTGTTTGCTCAAGagcctctgctgcctccctggctgcctgtgctgtaCTCCCAGCCTGTGGGAGGGTGAGTGACCCCGAGGTGGGTgacctctgttcccagggacaaggacagggtgCCAACATCCACCAGCCCACAGAGACACCGCCaactgctcctgctctctgagcacacagaaaagcagcttggagggatgctccaggcacaggggcactttgggagctgggaagcaTCGAGCTCTGGGATTACACACACCCTGTGTCTTTTTGCAACCTCAGGCTGGCTGGGCATCATGAACGGGGCCGCTGAACTCCTGCATGCAGGAATCCAATGCCTTCACCGTACCCCTGTGTTGGGAACTGTTTGCTTGGCTCTGGCAACACAGCCTCAGTAGCAGTGACAGTGCCAGAAGCCCCAGAAAGGCATGCTTAGAACCTGGGCTCTACAGAACCATAGAATGACAGAATGGTTGGACACTTCAAGATCATCTCAaaccccctgccacgggcagagacaccttccatGGACAAGGTTGCTACAAGGCCGAGCCAcctgctgggtgctgcccagcacagacaTAGACTCAGCTCTGGGATCAGTGGCTGGCACTGGTCCTTCTGACCCCAGAAGCTGCATGAGAAGGGTCCcacctctgccccagcccctcggctgtggggctggggcagaggtgctggggaAGCTGGAGGGATGCTGGCAGAGGATTCTGTCAGACGATGATGGCGGGTGAtgccccacagccctgtgcGCTGGTCCCTGGCAGCCAGTCCATGGTGCTGTGGTGTCATGCAGCTGTCCCCAAGCTGGCACATCTCAGTCCCTTCTCTGGGGCACACTGtctgggacagcagcactgccaggagccTTCATTAGAGCTGTGTCTGCTGGGAGTGCTAACGAAGCACCTTGGATCCATTAAGTTGTTATGGTCTCTGTTAGATATTTACCAAATGCTGACAACATTTGtgttcctggctgcagctggagtaGCTTCCCTGGAGACCCATGGATTTACGAGcctctttcccttccctaaTTCTTTTTGatatttaggggtttttttgcttctctcctTCCATCTCCAGCCAGGGCGAAGAAGGTGGGGAGTCCTGGATGGGCTCCGAGGCCTCCTTCCTCTCACTGGCTTTGGAAACAATCCCCTGTTATGGAGCTGGGAGAAGTGGGGTCATCCTCCTCCactcctcagtgctgctggcatgGAACTCACGTCTCTGCCATGGGGAGTGACACTGGAAGCCACCACAGAGAGCAACAGAATGTGGCTCACTCTGACACTGTGGGCTTGGGGATTAGGGACAGGTGGTGGGCACATCTCCTCCTGTCCAGTGGTGATGGCAGagtgcagggctgagctgggatgggCACTGGGCATGGGGCACAGTGtgttcctgagctgtgctggacaTGGGCGTGACATCCCCCATCTCTGCCTACCTTACACCCAGTTCTGCTGGGAACCATGAGTCCCTGGCCCAGACCAGAGCTCCCAGTGGCaggagggaggctgtggagtgctgcagcagctttcatGGCTCCTGGACTCTGTGCTGGCTTTTCTGTGCAGGTTATCCCAGACATATTATATCCCATGCATGTAACATATCTGGGGTGTGAAGCCATGGCCAGATCCCCAGGCTTCCAAGACCTGAGGCCTTTGGAGCATTGCAATCCCAACATCCAGCACTGGTAGCTGGAGCCCCTCTTGGTGCTTGGCTGTTTCCCATCCGGGGTGTTTTGGCCACCAGCCTGGCCACCCACATCATCACACACCTACTGCCTCCGCATGCCTTTAACATGGAACAACTTCAAGGGAAACTCTGGGCTCCAGCCCTGAGAGCCCTGGTCCTGGTCGGTCCTGCCCCTACCCTGGCACATGTTGGCCCCAAAACCAAGGCAttcctggcacagagctgagaaacAGCCCTGGACCCATTGTACACAGtcagctggcactgcctggcactgcccagtgAAGGGACATGACCCAGTGCCCAATGGAAGGGGACATgtgcctcagcacagccccagcacacccTGCCCTTGCCCAGGCACCGAGCAGCGGCTCAGCTGGTGCCTCTTCCTGGGGaaaggatggagcaggggacaggcagTGCCTGCCGTGGCTCTGAGCATCCTTCCAGGACCTTTCACTCCTAGGGCACTTAGTGTCTtatgcagagaaaggaaatactgGAAAATCAGCCCATTTTGTGCTATCCCCACTGTGTCTGGCTCTGCTGGGGTTTGCAGAGCTGGTCCCAGTATCCCTTGtctcctgccagccccaaaggcagggctggcactgggcaggcagcactatggggctgtgctctgcatcTTCCCACACTGCCAAGCCAGCCCCGTGCCACACACCCAGAGGGGAACGCAGATGGTCCCCAAAGGGGCTCAGGGGTAGGAGTTGGGGGTATTCTGGGTCCTGacacctccagccctggctcacAACTCCTCCCTGCTTGGTGCAGGCAGCCCGGTGTCCCAGAGCCACCCCACAGGACCCGAGCGGGACAAGCCCTCTGCGCACACTGTACCTTGCTTCTTCCACCGGTTCTGCGTGAGCATTTCCATGGAGCTGATGAATAACAGCAACATGAATATTATCCAATGCATCTGGGCAGGAGTGATGTCGGACAGGGAAGAAATCAAATCATCCAAGCGGCTGGAAGGCTCGGCTCCTGCCAGAGCCGGTGAGGGGTGGTGGGAGGGCGAGGAGCGGCTCCAGGCTCACACCATCCCAACCCGAGCTTCGGACAGCCAGCCACGCTTCAGGGCAGCTTGAGCCGGCGACAGtggggcaggctggggctgtCAGGCCCGGGGAGTGCTCATGGTGGCGGGGAAGTGCCCGGCTGCTCCAGGGAGCACTGCCTTTATAGTCAGTGTCAGCCCCCTCTCCTCACCCTccctttcaaaataataataatcctaaaaaaaaaaataaaaaaataaaaataaaaaaaatcccccagcaGCAACAAAGCGACTGGCAAACGCCCTGGCTGGATCCCCCCGGAGCACTCCAGCCACCACCTCGGCTGGGAACCGTCCCGCCGTCCCGCCGCGGTCCGACTGTCCCGCTGCCATCCCAGCGCCGGGGTCACAGCGAAGCCCCCCGCAATTTTGGGGGGGTGGAGCCAGGAGGGTGACGCTGCCTGGGCCGGCCCCCCCGCTCATCCCCCCCGGCTCAGCCCCCCGCTCCTGTACCccgcagggctgggggagccagTGACAGCCCCcgggcagggctgagccccccgggcagggctgagccccccGGTCGCCGGGAGCCGTGGTGGGTCTCCGGCAGCTCCGGCGGCGGCTGTGGGTCTGCCCCGGCTGTCCCCAGTATTGCAGCTGACTCTGATTTTCCGAGCGCTTCTTAACTCACCTCCCTCCGAGCTGCGGGAGCGAAGCTGAGCCGAGACGAGCTGTGCCAAGCTATTCCAAGCCAAGACGAGCTCACTGAGCTGTTCCGGGCTCCCATGCGGCTGTCCACACCCCTTGTCCCACGCTGTGCTCCCCAAAACCCACCCTAGGGGCTGTGCTTGAAGCGGGATGCGGGACAGGAGGGGATCACCTCACCCACCGGGTACCCGAGGTTACCTATAGGTGCAGGTCCCCATCCTGGCTGTCCCATGTGTTCGTCCCGTCGTGCCAACCCTGTGCCGGCAGCCGTGCCCTGGTACAGCCTGGTGATGTCCCAGCCAGGGGTCCAAGGCCGCTGGCCACCAGTGACAGCCCCCAATGACAGTGCATTCACTCCTGTCATCACCAGGTGCAAAGCAGCACATGgtgcccctctcctcccctcagAAGGGCCATAGAGAGATTTTTTGGGCCACACAGGACCCCTCCGAACTCCCTGGGGCAGATCATCATCCACCCTCTCGTCCCACATGCCAGTGATTTGCAGGGCTCCTTTCCACCCGGGGTGCTCTGGGTCTGCATTATCTAGGAGGGAAGAACGGGCTGGGGTCCGCTGAGAACCAGCAAACTCATTGCTCCAGAGTGGACCACCCAGGGGGCTGCAGTGGAAGTGTCCATCAGTGTCCTGGGGTGTCCAGCCATACCCAGGGACAGTACATTTGGGTTAATATTCTCTCTACCCCTTGAATTTCTCCCTcctgtttcccttctctgtccccagccccccTGAGCCTCTCTCCCCACTGCTTccatccagcactgctgcatttcATTCCTGAAGGGTTAATGATCAGACAACAAAGGAGCCATTTCAGACCCCTTTGGCCTCACTGTAGGAAACCAGGAGTAATAACTGAGGGAACCAGGAGTAATAATGGTTGGGATcactttaggttttttttctaattatgaaataaattgaaaaattacacataaaatgcataaattGGAGCATCTGGCTCAGCCCAAATTTCCATAAACAACCCAACCTGCAGCATGGCATTACCATCAGGAGTTTGCAAAGGCTGGGGAGCCCATGTGGACATGGTgatgctgctgccatcccaaCACAGGAAAATAGGGCTAGGGAAATGGTGTTGGGCATATCAGAGTATCTCCAaatcctggctgcaggcagctgcattGGTGTGGATGGCCGTGGCCGGGATGAGATGTAGGCGCCAAAGGGCAAGGAGCTTCCAGAAGTCCTGTTgggtgccagcccagctgccctggagccagTAGGGAATTTCCTTGTCCAGACCTGGAAGGCAAATACTGGGCAAGGGCCAGGGAAGCACCTCATTCCCGGTCACGCTCTCTGGCTGCCGGCATGGGTGAGCGGATGTCGGCGCAAGCCTCGCCAGGGTGACCTGTCACAGGAGGAAGTGCTAATTAGACAGCTCTCATTAGTGCAGGATGCTGAGGGCACCACTGCTCAGCTCATCCCCAGCTGTTTGGGATCACGGGGGATTTGCCAAGGGTGGCACAGCCACTGTCCCCATGCCCCTGCTGCCGTGTGCCAGGAATCCCTGAGAGGGCTGAGAAATCCACGTTTCCCTTAATTTGTCTATTTATGACAAATCCAACTGTCGGTGGGAGCAGAGGCGGTGTCTGCTGTTTAACTGGGCATCTGGCAGCCCTCTGTTGTGctgggaggggtttggggggctgtggggagagggaagcCCAGCCGATGatgccagggcagcagtgacTCAGGGATGATGTCGGGGAGAAGTGAGGCTGGCGGCTCCCGGCTCCTCACGCAGCCCCGCTCCACGCCAGCACAGAGGGAATGAAATGTTCCTCCTCCGTCTTccaaagcagaaaggagaaagtgTCCAGAAAGATAATTTGGAAAGTTTGTTTGACACTTGAGCACACTTTCATCTTCGGAAAAATCTTGGTGACCTTCCAAAGCTGCACCGCCTGCTTCCCGGCACGGCTGGCGCCCCAGGGCACACGCCCGTGGCACCATCCCAATGGCTGCTTTTGGGATGCTCAGGGCTCTGGAGGGGACAGTGCGGTCCCGCCGGGCCCACAGGTCACCAGGGATGCAGTCACAGAGGTGGTGGCACAGGGATGCAGGTGCTGGGATGCAGGTGCAGGGATGCAGGTGCTGGGATGCTCCTAGCAAAGGTAgtaatgtgaaaattaaatgtctggAGCTGGCTAGCAGCAAGAGGAGACAGGAAGGGGCAGGGGGATGGAGAGAGCCCCTGGATGAGGGCAGGGTGTCTCCACAGGTGCCATGAGCTCCCAGCAGCCGCGAGGGCTGGGAGGGGTCTTCCCCAGTGCATCCCAGGCGATGAATGTGGGTTTGATCAGGGGAGAGTTTGAGCTGATGGTAGTggataaggaagaaaaatacttggcATTCCTCTCCCATCATAACAAGCCCAGATGCTTGGACGGTGGCAGCCCACTTCCCACAGGAATGGAAAGTCACAGCTGCTCTCGCGCCAGTTCAGCAGAggcc
This is a stretch of genomic DNA from Parus major isolate Abel chromosome 20, Parus_major1.1, whole genome shotgun sequence. It encodes these proteins:
- the RSPO4 gene encoding R-spondin-4 is translated as MHWIIFMLLLFISSMEMLTQNRWKKQASAGLLENCTGCVLCSEDNGCITCHHRLFLLIWRDGIRQYGMCVHTCPPGYFGVRGLEVNRCTKCRSPSCESCFSRDFCMKCKDKFYLYKGQCFRQCPPGTAAQPGTRECQETCEPGPWSEWSACTHESRTCGCKWGVETRVREVPEAARDEGTACPTLLETRRCRMKKHCPGEKTEPKNKGKKRQKKPKTERHTGT